One stretch of Meiothermus cerbereus DSM 11376 DNA includes these proteins:
- a CDS encoding type IV pilus twitching motility protein PilT: MSTTQTPTPIAEMLRSMVQARASDIHLQAGAPPTVRIDGKLKPFGNKVLSPSDIEAIVRSLLNPVQLEELEYKKEMDFAYTVPGLARFRCNLLHQRGSFGLVMRVVAETIPSFEALGLPRPVMEELACKERGLVLVTGPTGSGKSTTLAALIDHINLHYPKNIVTIEDPIEFLHKHKKSLVVQREVGVDTDSFSSGLKYAMRQDPDVILIGEMRDRETVEAAIMAAQTGHLVFSTLHTLDAARTINRIIDFFPLHEHQQIRILLAESLLGIISQRLLSRADGHGRVLALEILLATPFVRDLIKDENKTSQIKDAMLQDNLRGMQTFDQHLVELYNQGYISLEDAEGSATSPHELRLMLTKATGRSF; the protein is encoded by the coding sequence ATGAGTACCACCCAAACCCCCACTCCCATCGCTGAAATGCTGCGCAGCATGGTGCAGGCTCGAGCCTCCGATATTCACCTACAGGCCGGTGCGCCCCCTACCGTTCGCATAGATGGCAAACTCAAGCCCTTTGGCAACAAGGTTCTCTCGCCGAGCGACATCGAGGCCATTGTTCGAAGCCTGCTCAACCCCGTGCAGCTCGAGGAGCTCGAGTACAAAAAAGAGATGGATTTTGCCTACACCGTGCCGGGCTTGGCGCGGTTTCGCTGCAACCTGCTGCACCAGCGTGGCAGCTTTGGGCTGGTAATGCGGGTAGTGGCCGAAACCATCCCCAGCTTTGAGGCCCTGGGGCTACCCCGCCCGGTGATGGAAGAGCTGGCCTGCAAGGAACGCGGCCTGGTGCTGGTTACCGGCCCCACCGGCTCGGGCAAGTCCACCACCCTGGCCGCCCTGATTGACCACATCAACCTGCACTACCCCAAAAACATCGTCACCATCGAAGACCCCATCGAGTTTTTGCACAAGCACAAGAAAAGCCTGGTGGTGCAGCGCGAGGTGGGAGTAGACACCGACTCGTTTAGCTCGGGCCTCAAGTACGCCATGCGGCAAGACCCGGACGTGATTCTGATTGGCGAGATGCGCGACCGCGAAACGGTGGAAGCGGCCATTATGGCAGCCCAGACCGGTCATCTGGTTTTTTCCACCCTGCATACCCTGGATGCGGCGCGCACCATTAACCGCATCATCGACTTCTTCCCCCTGCACGAACACCAGCAAATTCGCATCCTCCTGGCCGAGTCGCTCCTGGGCATCATCTCGCAACGCCTGCTGTCGCGCGCCGACGGCCACGGCCGTGTGCTGGCCCTGGAAATTCTGCTGGCCACCCCCTTTGTGCGCGACCTCATCAAGGATGAGAACAAGACCTCTCAAATAAAGGACGCCATGCTACAGGACAACCTGCGGGGCATGCAAACCTTCGACCAGCACCTGGTCGAGCTTTACAACCAGGGATACATCAGCCTCGAGGACGCCGAGGGTTCGGCCACCAGCCCGCACGAACTCCGGCTCATGCTGACCAAGGCCACCGGACGGTCTTTTTAG
- a CDS encoding PAS domain S-box protein, which translates to MLRILLATQNPHDDPLIQRSLEGLRAEWHTARDLPTLQQLLSKGACDVVILCAGPGYGLEALRLVKTFAPDTPVVALVPAEFEALALVEAAPTLTEFVSASRLPHGLQEALDKLLERKRRWELFESVPVGLYRSTPDGHILEANSTLCTMLGYSREELLGLNARALYLEVAEREQLIQQAAKSGLMLAQRIRLRRKDGQVLWVQAYSLPVRDSRGQVLYFEGSLIDISEQARLEERFRALVENTSDLIYLMDEAGTMRYVSPNVGQVLGYNPEGYLHQPINILDFVHPDDRPYAEAALEYMVHHPGETREYRVRILDASGEDRHARIWGRNLLHHPAVRGIVLNVRDITEEDRLRRSLEQEKSRFKAMVEALSGVVFQVEFLPGEPGRLLYVSPQAQTILGHAPEALLHNPSLWWDNIHPEDRASLPNNAGTPGEVKVLRYRYRHGQSGRWIWLQEQRVAAPEGQLLTGFAYDATAEIEAQRALAEQEALFRTLSETAPALTLMWQEDRLVFANLEAKRITGYSLEEIKSRPIWEFIHPLDREMVRARGQTRLRGEEVEGRYRFRIQTKSGQTRWLDYSAARVDLGGHPAVLGVGFDVTEAQERQLDLEAVVRLSEALRRSDDLKEMLQAALDETLALLETPVGSILLYDPETHALEEMASQGWLLKIPTPPVAREESITGWVLLQGMLYQSREFAADPRVRPGIRHLVPPGWGGVVLPLRAGSLRVGVLTLAVAHPRELSAREVQRLELMGEVIGNAVRRASLRRKLEARVGQLEALRTVDQAINSSLDLRLALGVLCDQLMRLSLDAVAVLLYRKESHRLEPVVARGFHSPFAEIHRYSIPLGQGHAGRAALERRPVVVDDLSRDPGFDPEFTLREGFLAMRAWPLLAKGELLGALVAFTRGPWELSGEEEEVLQAMVTQGAIAIENSQLFENLQRAKLELEVAYDLTLMGWAQAVELRDQETAGHTQRVTELTVKLARKLGLSEEDIEHLRRGAILHDVGKLGVPDAVLLKPGQLNEEEWALMRKHPTLAYQWLSGIPFLRKALAIPYAHHERWDGSGYPRGLQGEAIPLEARIFAVIDVYDALTSDRPYRQAWPKEKALDYIREQSGKQFDPRVVEAFIELIDQDMHSAEPPG; encoded by the coding sequence GTGCTGCGGATCCTACTGGCGACCCAAAACCCTCACGATGACCCGCTTATTCAGCGAAGCCTCGAGGGTTTGCGGGCAGAGTGGCATACGGCCAGAGACCTGCCCACGCTCCAGCAGCTTCTGAGTAAAGGGGCCTGCGATGTGGTAATTCTCTGTGCCGGGCCAGGGTATGGCCTGGAGGCGCTGCGCCTTGTAAAAACTTTTGCCCCCGATACCCCGGTGGTCGCGCTGGTGCCCGCCGAGTTCGAGGCCCTGGCGCTGGTGGAAGCAGCACCCACCTTGACCGAGTTTGTGAGCGCCTCGAGGCTTCCCCACGGCCTGCAAGAAGCGTTGGACAAGCTCCTCGAGCGCAAGCGCCGCTGGGAACTTTTCGAGTCGGTACCGGTGGGCCTGTACCGCTCGACGCCGGACGGGCATATCCTCGAGGCCAACTCCACCCTCTGCACCATGCTGGGCTACAGCCGAGAAGAGCTTTTGGGCCTGAATGCCCGGGCGCTGTACCTCGAGGTCGCAGAGCGCGAACAACTTATTCAGCAGGCCGCTAAATCCGGCTTGATGCTGGCCCAGCGCATTCGCCTGCGGCGCAAGGATGGCCAGGTGCTGTGGGTGCAGGCGTACTCCCTTCCGGTGCGGGATAGCCGCGGGCAGGTGCTCTATTTCGAGGGCAGTTTAATTGACATCAGCGAGCAAGCCCGGCTGGAGGAGCGCTTCCGGGCCCTGGTGGAGAATACTTCCGACCTTATATACCTGATGGACGAAGCCGGCACCATGCGCTACGTCAGCCCCAATGTGGGGCAGGTGCTGGGCTACAACCCCGAAGGCTATTTGCACCAGCCGATAAATATCCTCGACTTCGTGCACCCCGACGACCGCCCCTATGCCGAGGCCGCGCTCGAGTACATGGTGCACCACCCCGGCGAGACCCGCGAGTACCGTGTGCGCATCCTGGATGCCTCTGGGGAAGACCGCCATGCGCGCATCTGGGGGCGCAACCTGCTGCACCACCCCGCGGTGCGGGGCATTGTGCTCAACGTGCGCGACATCACCGAGGAAGACCGGCTCCGGCGCTCGCTGGAGCAGGAAAAAAGCCGCTTCAAGGCCATGGTGGAAGCACTTTCGGGGGTGGTGTTCCAGGTGGAATTCCTACCGGGAGAGCCCGGCCGGCTGCTTTATGTCAGCCCCCAGGCCCAGACAATCCTGGGCCACGCCCCCGAGGCCCTGCTGCACAACCCCTCTTTGTGGTGGGACAACATCCACCCCGAAGATCGGGCCAGCCTGCCCAACAATGCGGGCACCCCTGGCGAGGTTAAGGTGCTGCGCTACCGCTACCGCCACGGCCAGAGCGGGCGGTGGATCTGGCTCCAGGAGCAGCGGGTGGCCGCCCCAGAAGGCCAGCTCCTGACCGGTTTTGCCTACGACGCCACCGCCGAAATTGAGGCCCAGCGCGCCCTGGCCGAGCAGGAAGCCCTCTTCCGCACCCTCTCCGAGACCGCACCCGCCCTCACCCTGATGTGGCAGGAGGATCGTCTGGTTTTTGCCAACCTCGAGGCCAAGCGCATCACGGGCTACTCGCTGGAGGAAATCAAAAGCCGCCCGATCTGGGAGTTTATACACCCCCTCGACCGGGAGATGGTGCGCGCCCGCGGCCAGACCCGCTTGCGGGGCGAGGAGGTGGAGGGCCGCTACCGCTTCCGCATCCAGACCAAAAGCGGCCAGACGCGCTGGCTGGACTACTCGGCGGCCCGCGTAGACTTGGGGGGGCATCCAGCGGTTCTGGGTGTGGGCTTCGACGTTACCGAGGCCCAGGAGCGCCAGCTCGACCTCGAGGCGGTGGTTCGGCTTTCCGAGGCCCTGCGCCGCTCCGACGACCTCAAGGAGATGCTCCAGGCCGCCCTGGACGAGACGCTGGCCCTCCTGGAGACCCCTGTGGGCAGCATACTGCTCTACGACCCCGAGACCCACGCCCTGGAGGAGATGGCCAGCCAGGGCTGGTTGCTCAAAATCCCCACCCCGCCGGTCGCCCGGGAAGAAAGCATAACCGGCTGGGTGCTGCTGCAGGGGATGCTCTACCAGAGCCGCGAGTTTGCCGCCGACCCCAGGGTGCGCCCGGGCATCCGCCACCTGGTACCACCCGGCTGGGGTGGGGTGGTGCTGCCCCTGCGGGCGGGAAGCTTGCGGGTGGGCGTGCTCACGCTGGCGGTGGCCCACCCCCGCGAGCTTAGCGCGCGCGAAGTGCAGCGCCTGGAGCTTATGGGCGAGGTGATTGGCAACGCGGTGCGCCGGGCCTCGCTGCGACGCAAGCTCGAGGCGCGTGTGGGCCAGCTCGAGGCCTTACGCACCGTTGACCAGGCCATCAATTCCAGCCTGGACCTGCGCCTGGCCCTGGGGGTCTTGTGCGACCAGCTTATGCGACTGTCCCTGGATGCGGTCGCGGTGCTGCTGTACCGCAAGGAAAGCCACCGGCTCGAGCCGGTTGTGGCCCGCGGCTTCCACTCTCCCTTTGCGGAGATCCACCGCTACAGCATTCCGCTGGGGCAGGGGCACGCGGGCCGGGCCGCCCTGGAGCGGAGGCCGGTGGTGGTAGACGACCTTAGCCGCGACCCTGGCTTCGATCCCGAGTTCACCCTGCGCGAGGGCTTTTTGGCCATGCGGGCCTGGCCCCTGCTGGCCAAGGGGGAGCTGCTGGGGGCGTTGGTGGCCTTCACCCGTGGCCCCTGGGAGCTCTCGGGCGAGGAGGAGGAGGTTTTGCAGGCCATGGTCACCCAGGGGGCCATCGCCATCGAGAACAGCCAGCTCTTCGAGAATTTGCAACGGGCCAAGCTCGAGCTGGAAGTGGCCTACGACCTGACCCTTATGGGCTGGGCCCAGGCGGTGGAGCTGCGCGACCAGGAGACCGCCGGCCATACCCAGCGCGTTACCGAACTGACGGTGAAGCTGGCCCGCAAGCTGGGGTTGTCGGAAGAAGACATCGAACACCTGCGGCGCGGGGCCATCCTGCACGATGTGGGCAAGCTGGGCGTGCCCGACGCCGTGCTGCTCAAGCCTGGCCAGCTCAACGAGGAGGAGTGGGCGCTCATGCGCAAGCACCCCACCCTGGCCTATCAGTGGCTCTCGGGTATTCCCTTCCTGCGCAAGGCCCTGGCCATCCCCTATGCCCACCACGAGCGCTGGGACGGCTCGGGCTACCCGCGGGGGCTCCAGGGCGAGGCCATCCCCCTCGAGGCCCGTATCTTTGCGGTGATCGACGTCTACGACGCCCTCACCTCCGACCGGCCTTACCGCCAGGCCTGGCCAAAGGAGAAAGCCCTGGACTACATCCGCGAGCAAAGCGGGAAGCAGTTTGACCCCCGGGTGGTGGAGGCCTTCATCGAGCTCATCGACCAGGACATGCACTCCGCTGAGCCCCCTGGTTAA
- a CDS encoding DUF4842 domain-containing protein has translation MPVHWCASWFEQNRPGGWVSLGIDIRDGYLKFDPWIASGGSSYKDWYRDLPGYRETSKLMNLPSLAHPGSNRFK, from the coding sequence ATGCCCGTACACTGGTGCGCCAGCTGGTTTGAGCAGAACCGGCCCGGAGGCTGGGTTAGCCTGGGTATTGACATTCGGGATGGCTACCTGAAATTTGACCCATGGATTGCCAGCGGGGGCTCGAGCTACAAGGACTGGTACCGCGACCTGCCAGGTTACCGCGAGACCAGCAAGCTGATGAACCTTCCCTCGCTGGCTCATCCGGGCTCCAACCGCTTTAAGTAA
- a CDS encoding M28 family metallopeptidase, producing the protein MRHLWEELCALPHRGSATACEALAARKIKAYLEQTSPRTAEDPEYQVEVQPFMAPRSYGPELILISLLLALGGWLGLWWLALVGALGFWAHFSGWWVPWRKLFDRYPSQNVLAQTGQGRKTLALMAHYDTAKTFFLYHPKRVRFFRHNFLINAALATLLPLGALWTGVSQLLGLYFLVQAVLLALRELGAPYVNGANDNATGVAVAVALFEELRRDPLPDHRVVLALTGSEEVGAKGAEFLVRSGRIPPDALVLNIDNVGQGELFYATGEGMLIYHAYRGALLERAKATPGAQPLAYRLAYFDTRPFAARKIPCLTLIRLKNGIPPNWHWPTDRPDGVDWEAVQETLFYARTLVRQLV; encoded by the coding sequence ATGCGCCACCTCTGGGAAGAACTCTGTGCCCTGCCCCACCGGGGGAGCGCCACGGCTTGCGAGGCCCTGGCAGCCCGGAAAATTAAAGCCTACCTCGAGCAGACCAGCCCCCGCACTGCGGAGGATCCCGAATATCAGGTGGAAGTGCAGCCCTTTATGGCCCCGCGCAGCTATGGCCCTGAGCTCATCCTGATCAGCCTGTTGCTGGCCCTGGGAGGCTGGCTGGGGCTTTGGTGGCTGGCCCTGGTGGGCGCCCTCGGCTTCTGGGCGCATTTTTCGGGCTGGTGGGTACCCTGGCGGAAGCTTTTTGACCGCTACCCCTCGCAAAATGTGCTGGCCCAGACTGGACAGGGCCGCAAGACCCTGGCTTTGATGGCCCACTACGATACGGCCAAGACCTTTTTCCTCTACCACCCCAAACGGGTACGGTTTTTTCGCCACAACTTTCTGATTAATGCAGCGCTGGCTACGCTGCTGCCCTTGGGGGCTTTGTGGACAGGGGTTTCGCAGCTACTGGGCCTGTATTTTCTGGTACAGGCAGTGCTTCTGGCTTTGCGTGAACTGGGCGCGCCTTATGTCAATGGAGCCAACGACAACGCGACAGGAGTGGCGGTGGCGGTGGCCTTGTTCGAGGAGCTGCGCCGGGATCCCCTACCCGACCACCGGGTGGTGCTGGCCCTTACAGGCAGCGAGGAGGTTGGAGCAAAGGGGGCCGAGTTCCTGGTGCGCTCGGGGCGAATCCCACCCGATGCCCTGGTGCTTAACATCGACAACGTGGGTCAGGGCGAGCTGTTTTATGCCACCGGCGAGGGGATGCTGATCTACCATGCCTATCGGGGGGCCCTGCTCGAGCGGGCCAAGGCCACCCCAGGCGCGCAACCTTTGGCCTATCGCCTGGCCTACTTCGATACCCGCCCTTTTGCCGCAAGAAAAATCCCCTGCCTGACGCTTATTCGTTTGAAGAACGGGATACCACCCAACTGGCACTGGCCTACCGACCGGCCCGATGGGGTCGACTGGGAGGCAGTGCAGGAAACCCTGTTTTATGCCCGTACACTGGTGCGCCAGCTGGTTTGA
- the rsfS gene encoding ribosome silencing factor, which produces MVKAIDTQTLIRQIKEALEDKKAENVVALDLTAVSDSLDYFVIATGTSQPHLQALERAVREKLQEEEGIRANKVEGPSPRWVLLDYGPVLVHLMSAEAREYYDLEGFWADAKRI; this is translated from the coding sequence ATGGTCAAAGCCATTGATACCCAAACACTCATCCGCCAGATCAAAGAAGCCCTGGAAGACAAGAAGGCCGAGAATGTGGTGGCGCTGGACCTGACCGCTGTCTCCGACTCGCTCGACTACTTTGTAATTGCCACCGGAACCTCCCAACCCCACCTGCAAGCCCTCGAGCGGGCCGTGCGGGAAAAACTACAGGAAGAAGAAGGTATCCGGGCCAACAAGGTCGAAGGCCCCAGCCCACGCTGGGTGCTCCTGGACTATGGCCCGGTGCTGGTGCACCTGATGAGTGCCGAGGCCCGTGAGTACTACGACCTGGAAGGCTTCTGGGCTGACGCAAAGCGAATTTAG
- the obgE gene encoding GTPase ObgE, whose translation MFRDVLEISVTAGRGGDGCISFWREKYIAKGGPDGGDGGDGGSIILRALGQVDSLSNLSKRVYKAENGQHGMGKGLFGKSGKDLVIEVPRGTRVYDAETGELLADLIEEGQTLVAARGGRGGWGNTRFVTPTRQAPRFAEAGEEGQKRRLRLELMLLADVGLVGYPNAGKSSLLAALTHAHPKIASYPFTTLSPNLGVIERDLERITMADIPGIIEGAAQGRGLGLEFLRHIARTRVLLYVLDGTDQPVQTLHTLRAELRAYNPELLGRQALIALNKIDLLTPEEVQTLVGELSQTGLPVLPISTQTRAGLSELVEALFALVQAAPKPIMEQPRPRPEAPDYIKVTQVEEGVFELEAPQVQRHLDRLKGDLMEAAGYLQELFKRYRVEQALKAHGVRAGDTVRFGQHEFEYIPEVR comes from the coding sequence ATGTTCAGAGATGTGCTCGAGATTAGCGTGACCGCCGGACGTGGGGGTGACGGCTGTATTAGCTTTTGGCGTGAAAAATATATCGCCAAAGGTGGCCCTGATGGGGGCGACGGGGGCGATGGAGGCTCGATTATCCTGCGCGCCCTGGGCCAGGTGGACTCGCTTTCCAACCTTTCCAAGCGGGTGTACAAAGCCGAGAACGGCCAGCACGGGATGGGCAAAGGGCTGTTTGGTAAGTCGGGCAAAGACCTGGTTATCGAGGTGCCGCGAGGAACCCGGGTCTACGATGCCGAGACCGGCGAACTGCTGGCCGACCTGATTGAGGAGGGCCAGACCCTGGTGGCTGCCCGAGGGGGGCGGGGAGGCTGGGGTAATACCCGTTTCGTGACCCCTACCCGGCAGGCCCCCCGGTTTGCCGAAGCCGGCGAGGAAGGACAGAAGCGCAGACTGCGCCTCGAGCTGATGCTTCTGGCCGATGTGGGGCTGGTGGGCTACCCCAACGCCGGCAAGAGCAGCCTTCTGGCGGCCTTGACCCATGCCCATCCCAAAATTGCCAGCTATCCTTTTACTACCCTTTCGCCCAACCTGGGGGTAATTGAGCGCGACCTCGAGCGCATCACCATGGCCGACATCCCTGGCATCATCGAGGGGGCCGCCCAGGGCCGGGGCCTGGGGCTGGAGTTCCTACGCCACATCGCCCGGACTAGAGTTCTCTTGTACGTGCTCGATGGCACCGACCAGCCGGTGCAGACCCTGCACACCCTCCGGGCCGAACTGCGGGCTTACAACCCCGAGCTCTTAGGGCGCCAGGCCCTGATTGCCCTCAATAAAATAGACCTGCTGACCCCAGAAGAGGTGCAGACCCTGGTGGGCGAGCTGAGCCAGACGGGCCTGCCGGTGCTGCCCATCTCTACCCAGACCCGCGCGGGGTTGTCCGAGCTGGTAGAGGCCCTGTTTGCCCTGGTGCAGGCCGCGCCCAAACCCATCATGGAACAGCCCAGGCCCAGGCCCGAGGCCCCCGATTACATCAAGGTGACCCAGGTAGAAGAAGGGGTGTTTGAGCTCGAGGCCCCCCAGGTGCAGCGCCACCTGGATCGTCTTAAGGGCGACCTTATGGAGGCTGCGGGCTACCTGCAAGAACTGTTCAAGCGCTACCGGGTGGAGCAGGCCCTTAAAGCCCACGGGGTGCGGGCGGGGGATACCGTGCGCTTTGGGCAGCACGAGTTCGAGTACATCCCCGAGGTCAGGTAG